The Bacteroidota bacterium genome includes a region encoding these proteins:
- a CDS encoding PAS domain-containing protein, with translation MDIKHQFEGEFIEENEGIWVITLEKPLSITLSVAQQITMFYENGVLTGCNQTMCEMYGFAEPEQLIGARLEDLLPATQSNLEFLEAFIKSNYDIKDAESKETDKDGKSVYFLNSMKGIIENGILVAAKGRQKLLKK, from the coding sequence ATGGATATAAAACATCAATTTGAGGGAGAATTTATTGAAGAAAATGAAGGTATTTGGGTAATAACTCTTGAAAAGCCCTTATCTATTACACTTTCTGTCGCTCAACAAATAACCATGTTTTACGAAAATGGAGTATTAACAGGTTGCAACCAGACCATGTGCGAGATGTATGGGTTTGCGGAACCCGAACAATTAATTGGCGCCCGACTTGAGGATCTGTTGCCCGCAACACAATCAAATCTCGAATTTTTGGAAGCCTTTATAAAAAGTAATTACGACATTAAGGACGCCGAATCAAAAGAAACCGATAAAGATGGAAAATCAGTTTATTTTCTCAATTCCATGAAAGGAATCATAGAAAATGGAATTTTAGTAGCGGCGAAAGGAAGACAAAAATTGTTGAAAAAATAA
- a CDS encoding T9SS type A sorting domain-containing protein translates to MKKIFFLLLIIGQKVVYGQTEMEMPTAVPITYLGVSKKMTDIQHPGNNEKDAFVKIKQHEDEERNMENISANKNMKLIDDALQTTFFKTEVTGLTILDNYEGLKSNYLRSDNNIAVGPDHVVQIINTNYLFSYLRVWNKSGDILIDKISFLELSGFFDYGDPNIIYDEQADRWVISFLFSGTDNKLRIAASQTSDPTGAWFMYVFDTPAGFPDYEKLAVWGDSYIITIAANKPAKPAVYVLNRAEILSGTLSSPVLMFQPQRVIHWKWQGLAPINVIGSAGVPEDEPAIIARVVDDAWFGAIPETDQMELFELNINWDAPLTSTMSGPLDLPIDNYNSDLCGFEALSCLPQQGSETKLWPLSNFITDKSKYMNFGTHQSIVATHICNADGEGTAGIRWYELRKYPAGEWFVYQQGTYAPDDDHRFISSISINAEGSIALGYNITGETLYPGMRVVGRAACDPLNLMTTSEAIFKEGTSPNQKLDYGDYNGIVTDPVDGSFWFTAQYNKSPKWSTNMVHFTIDGCTEEFIEKEKPELESVRSITNIQLSPNPAVEQILLSFVSNNKDLTNIEIFNMNGELMFTQNFKAEKGFNSLNIEIKQFPVANYLLSIRCNIEKNVKSFSISR, encoded by the coding sequence ATGAAAAAAATATTTTTTTTGTTACTAATAATTGGTCAGAAGGTAGTTTATGGACAAACGGAAATGGAGATGCCTACTGCTGTTCCGATTACCTACCTGGGTGTATCTAAAAAAATGACCGATATACAACATCCGGGAAATAATGAAAAGGATGCCTTTGTTAAGATAAAACAACATGAAGATGAGGAGCGGAATATGGAAAATATTTCTGCAAATAAAAACATGAAACTTATTGACGATGCATTACAAACAACTTTCTTTAAAACAGAAGTAACCGGATTAACTATTTTAGATAATTATGAAGGATTAAAATCTAATTACCTTCGGTCAGATAATAATATTGCAGTTGGTCCTGATCATGTTGTGCAAATTATTAATACCAATTATTTATTCTCTTATTTACGTGTTTGGAATAAAAGCGGGGATATTTTAATTGATAAAATTTCCTTTTTAGAGTTATCCGGATTTTTCGATTATGGTGACCCGAATATTATTTATGATGAACAAGCTGACCGGTGGGTAATATCTTTTCTTTTTTCGGGAACAGATAATAAATTGCGTATAGCTGCATCGCAAACCTCCGACCCAACAGGTGCATGGTTTATGTATGTTTTTGATACTCCGGCAGGATTCCCTGATTACGAAAAATTAGCGGTGTGGGGAGATTCGTATATAATTACCATTGCAGCTAATAAACCTGCTAAACCGGCAGTATATGTTTTAAACAGAGCAGAAATTTTATCGGGAACACTCTCCTCTCCTGTTTTAATGTTTCAACCACAAAGAGTGATACATTGGAAATGGCAAGGCCTTGCACCGATAAATGTTATTGGTAGTGCCGGAGTTCCTGAAGATGAACCTGCAATAATTGCGCGTGTAGTTGATGATGCATGGTTCGGTGCGATTCCCGAAACCGATCAAATGGAATTATTTGAATTAAATATTAATTGGGATGCTCCGTTAACGTCTACCATGTCGGGACCGTTAGATCTGCCAATCGATAATTACAACAGCGACCTCTGTGGATTTGAAGCACTTTCCTGTTTGCCACAACAAGGTTCTGAAACTAAATTATGGCCACTCAGCAATTTTATTACGGATAAATCGAAATATATGAATTTCGGAACTCATCAATCCATTGTCGCAACACATATTTGTAATGCGGATGGTGAAGGAACAGCCGGAATAAGATGGTATGAATTACGAAAATATCCCGCCGGTGAATGGTTCGTATATCAACAAGGCACTTATGCTCCTGACGATGATCACCGGTTTATTTCCAGTATTTCAATTAATGCAGAAGGTAGTATCGCTTTGGGATATAATATAACAGGTGAAACATTATATCCCGGAATGCGTGTGGTTGGTCGCGCAGCTTGTGATCCTTTAAATCTGATGACAACATCAGAAGCAATTTTTAAAGAAGGAACTTCACCCAATCAAAAATTGGATTATGGCGATTACAATGGTATAGTAACAGATCCGGTTGATGGTTCATTTTGGTTCACCGCTCAGTATAATAAATCACCAAAATGGTCAACCAATATGGTACATTTTACAATCGACGGATGTACGGAAGAATTTATTGAAAAGGAGAAACCGGAGCTAGAAAGCGTTAGATCGATAACAAATATTCAATTATCACCAAATCCTGCCGTTGAACAAATATTATTATCCTTTGTTTCCAATAATAAGGATCTTACCAACATCGAAATATTTAATATGAATGGTGAATTAATGTTCACACAAAATTTCAAAGCTGAAAAAGGATTTAATTCTCTTAACATTGAGATAAAACAATTTCCTGTTGCTAATTATCTTTTAAGTATACGATGCAATATAGAAAAGAATGTAAAATCCTTTTCCATTTCACGATAA
- a CDS encoding MATE family efflux transporter — MLSLPLMISSLFNNLISLIGVAFMGRVGETELAAAGVAALIYITLTMIPYGLSVGFQIIIARRAGENNPESIGRIFNNNLIFLMGVAILLYLFLEFLVPIILKPMFSSQAVYEAGMTYLHYRNFEIFFAVFAFTILGFYTSIGNNQIITYSAILMLVVNVFFNYNLVFGKMGFPEMGIAGAGLASLISSTAACGLNFFYLIFSKFRKQFGLFKFSRFDWPLVKAGLNLSGPVVLQHILSTGTWVIFFLMIEKMGPASLAASNVAKEVYMVLGITTWGIANATNSLISNLIGQGRQDEIFVLLRKVIIVALGFSVLFFLFIMIYPQGFIQIFTNDDTIIQLATNPVRIVGVCLIIMAVSSILFRAVTGTGATRYSLLLVFITLIVYMVYVVILIKVLNVNLTVAWTSEIVYWLVLAWLCWKYLKSGRWKEYKV; from the coding sequence TGTTGCTGCCTTGATCTATATCACCTTAACAATGATTCCATACGGCTTATCCGTTGGTTTTCAGATCATTATAGCGCGAAGGGCAGGTGAAAATAATCCGGAATCCATTGGGAGAATATTCAATAATAACCTCATATTTTTAATGGGTGTCGCGATACTGCTTTATCTGTTCTTAGAATTTTTGGTTCCTATAATTCTTAAACCGATGTTCAGTTCTCAGGCAGTTTATGAGGCGGGGATGACCTATCTTCATTACAGGAACTTTGAGATCTTTTTTGCAGTATTCGCCTTTACTATTTTGGGATTTTATACCAGCATCGGCAATAATCAGATAATTACCTACAGTGCAATTCTAATGTTAGTGGTGAATGTGTTCTTTAATTATAACCTTGTTTTTGGCAAAATGGGATTTCCGGAAATGGGAATAGCGGGTGCAGGTTTGGCATCATTAATATCATCCACTGCTGCTTGCGGATTGAATTTTTTCTACCTGATATTTTCCAAATTCAGAAAACAATTCGGGTTGTTCAAGTTCTCACGATTTGACTGGCCATTGGTTAAAGCGGGACTTAATTTATCCGGGCCTGTTGTTTTACAACATATACTCTCCACCGGAACCTGGGTTATCTTTTTTCTTATGATAGAAAAAATGGGACCTGCTTCACTTGCTGCTTCCAATGTTGCTAAGGAAGTATATATGGTTTTGGGAATTACTACCTGGGGAATTGCAAATGCCACCAATAGTCTGATAAGTAATCTTATTGGTCAGGGGCGTCAGGATGAAATATTTGTTTTGTTGAGGAAAGTAATAATAGTTGCTCTCGGATTCTCCGTGCTCTTCTTCTTATTTATTATGATCTATCCTCAGGGGTTCATTCAGATATTTACGAATGACGATACTATTATCCAACTCGCAACCAACCCTGTTAGAATTGTTGGAGTTTGTTTGATAATAATGGCGGTTTCGAGCATACTTTTCAGGGCGGTTACAGGCACAGGAGCTACAAGATATTCTTTATTACTCGTTTTTATTACTCTCATCGTGTATATGGTTTATGTGGTGATATTGATAAAAGTACTTAATGTAAATCTTACCGTGGCATGGACAAGTGAAATAGTTTATTGGCTTGTTTTGGCCTGGTTGTGCTGGAAATATTTGAAGAGTGGGCGCTGGAAAGAATACAAAGTTTGA